One window of the Carassius auratus strain Wakin chromosome 20, ASM336829v1, whole genome shotgun sequence genome contains the following:
- the otofa gene encoding otoferlin isoform X8, producing the protein MALVVYLKTVTELRGKGDRIAKVTFRGLSFFSRVLENCEDEARFEQAFRWPIGSQVDGDEMLEIQVFNYSKVFTNRLIGTFRMVLQKVVEEGHLEVSDTLIDDNNSAIRTSISIEIKYQTMDGSVKVWSDGEFLDIPDDCDGTFQFETDSLLSGRSQSSGTSPGRSIHGIPTFRKTGKGVFSAMKLGKTRISKDDHKKGDDAAILDAEDLDRKTMRLGGGLDPDTISLASVTAVTTNVSNKRSKPDIKMEPSSGRLVDYQISVTVIEARQLVGLNMDPVVCVEIGEEKKYTSMKESTNCPYYNEYFVFDFHVPPDVMFDKILKISVIHSKNLLRSGTLVGTFKLDVGTVYSQAEHQFHHKWAMLSDPDDITAGCKGYVKCDIAVVGKGDNIKTPHKANETDEDDIEGNLLLPEGVPSERQWARFYVKIYRAEGLPKMNTSIMANVKKAFIGENRDLVDPYVLVQFAGQKGKTSVQKSSYEPIWNEQVIFTEMFPPLCRRLKVQIRDSDKVNDVAIGTHFIDLRKIANDGDKGFLPTMGPAWVNMYGSTRNYTLMDEHQDLNEGLGEGVSFRARLLISIAVEILDTSSAEIMSSTEVQIEPVSNMSESATGKMEEFFLFGSFLEATMIDRKIGDKAISFEVTIGNYGNQIDGVSKPASAKKKKEGGGESEEEETELIHNSSDEEGEDDGDLTSVPSTPPMKPVITDRNYFHLPYFEKKPCIYIKSWWQDQRRRLYNSNIMDKIADKLEEGLNDVQEIIKTEKAYPERRLRGVLEELSTSCSRFVTLANKDQNLSGRTKLDKERLKSCMRELESMAQQAKTIRSQVKRNTVRDKLKLVLNFLHRLRFLADEPQHSIPDVFIWMISNNKRIAYARIPSKDILYSIVDEEMGKDCGKVKAVFLRLPGKKGFGPAGWTVQAKLEMYLWLGLNKQRRDFLSGLPSGYEENKATKGTGIQAVPPISLVYNMKQVFQLRAHMYQARSLFAADTSGLSDPFARVFFSTHSQVTEVLSETLCPTWDQLLVFDNVELYGEAGELRDDPPIIVIELYDQDTVGKAEFIGRTFAKPLTKMVDEHYGPPRFPPQLEYYQIYRGNCAAGDLLAAFELLQIGPAGRAALPPIDGPTDSDRGPILPVPLGIRPVLSRYRIEVLFWGLRDLKRINLAQVDRPRVDIECAGKGVQSALIQNYKKNPNFSTLVKWFEVDLPENELLHPPLNIRVVDCRAFGRYTLVGSHAVTSLRKFIYSPPDKTANNWAHTARLANGYMALTNGTSHSRPHSRPISHPSGEIVVNMDPEPHIKKMDTVVKMDATTDAVVKVDLNEDEKEKEKKKKKKKKGEEVDEEEPDESMLDWWSKYFASIETMMENLRAQEAALAEAEEREDLEIAAESAEIKADDFPMKGTKPKEKSKDKKSSKDKKKNHDGTDKRPPKPKVDELMVYNKELESEFGSFEDWLHTFNLFRGKAGDDIDHNVVDDDRIVGRFKGSLCMYKLPLSEEIIRDAGFDPNMGMFQSIPHNDPINVLIRIYIIRATDLHPADINGKADPYIVIRLGKSEIRDKENYISKQLNPVFGKSFDIEATFPMESMLTVAVYDWDLVGTDDLIGETKIDLENRYYSKHRATCGIASNYSVHGYNVWRDPQKPTQILAKLCKEAKLDGPNYGPGGKVKVANRIFLGPTEIEDESGLKKQTEEHLALTVLRHWEEIPRVGCKLIPEHVETRPLLNPDKPGIEQGRIEMWVDMFPMDVPAPGPAIDISPRKPKSFELRVIIWNTDDVVLEDDAFMTGEKMSDIYVRGWLKGQQEDKQDTDVHYHSLTGEGNFNWRFVFPFDYLMAEEKIVISKKESMFSWDETEYKIPARLTLQVWDADHFSADDFLGAIELDLNKFPRGAKTAKQCSLNMVLKEHELPTISIFKQKRVKGWWPFVARDENDEFELTGKVEAELHLLTAEEAEKNPVGLGRNEPEPLEKPNRPDTTFLWFLSPLKAIRYLICNRYKWLIIKIVLALLLLIMVGLFLYSMPGYLVKKLLGA; encoded by the exons GACAGGAAAAGGAGTGTTTTCAGCCATGAAACTGGGAAAGACACGCATCTCTAAAGATGACCACAAAAAAGGAG ATGACGCTGCCATTTTGGATGCAGAAGATCTTGATCGAAAGACCATGCGTCTGGGCGGTGGGCTCGACCCTGATACCATCTCACTGGCCTCTGTCACTGCAGTAACCACGAACGTCTCCAACAAAAG ATCAAAGCCTGACATTAAGATGGAGCCCAGTTCAGGGCGTCTTGTGGATTATCAG ATCAGCGTAACAGTAATCGAGGCCCGTCAGTTGGTTGGTTTGAACATGGATCCTGTGGTTTGTGTGGAAATTGGCGAGGAGAAGAAGTATACATCGATGAAGGAGTCCACAAACTGCCCCTACTACAATGAG TACTTTGTCTTTGACTTCCATGTGCCTCCAGATGTCATGTTTGACAAGATCCTGAAGATTTCG GTTATACATTCTAAAAACCTTCTACGAAGCGGTACTCTGGTGGGCACCTTCAAACTAGATGTGGGAACTGTTTACTCACAAGCTG AGCATCAGTTCCACCACAAATGGGCAATGCTGTCGGACCCTGATGACATCACAGCCGGCTGCAAAGGTTACGTTAAGTGTGACATTGCAGTCGTAGGAAAAGGAGACAACATCAAGACACCGCACAAGGCCAATGAAACAGATGAGGATGACATAGAGGG GAATCTTCTTTTGCCGGAGGGTGTTCCATCAGAGAGACAATGGGCTCGGTTTTATGTTAAGATTTACAGAGCTGAGGGACTACCAAAAATGAACACCAGCATCATGGCCAATGTGAAAAAAGCATTTATCGGGGAGAACAGGGATCTTGTGGACCCTTATGTCCTGGTGCAATTTGCAGGGCAGAAG GGTAAAACGTCAGTTCAGAAGAGCAGCTACGAGCCCATCTGGAATGAGCAAGTAATCTTCACCGAGATGTTCCCACCTTTGTGTAGGCGACTGAAAGTTCAGATCCGTGATTCAGACAAGGTGAATGATGTTGCCATAGGAACCCATTTCATTGATCTACGAAAGATCGCAAACGATGGAGACAAAG GGTTCCTACCTACTATGGGCCCAGCCTGGGTGAATATGTATGGTTCTACCCGTAACTACACCCTGATGGATGAGCACCAGGACCTAAATGAGGGGCTGGGGGAAGGTGTGTCTTTTAGGGCACGCCTCCTCATTAGTATCGCAGTGGAGATCCTGGACACCTCCTCTGCAGAAATAATGAGCTCTACTGAGGTACAAATAGAGCCGGTGTCCAACATGTCAGAG AGTGCCACGGGGAAGATGGAGGAATTTTTCCTTTTTGGATCGTTCTTGGAGGCCACAATGATAGACAGAAAAATTGGAGATAAAGCCATCAGCTTTGAAGTCACTATCG GTAACTATGGTAACCAGATTGATGGAGTGAGCAAGCCTGCATCagcaaagaagaagaaagaggGTGGAGGGGAGAGTGAAGAAGAGGAGACTGAGCTCATCCATAACTCCAGCGATGAAGAGGGAGAGGATGATGGAGATTTGACATCTGTGCCGTCCACCCCTCCTATGAAACCAGTTATAACTGACAG GAATTACTTCCACTTGCCTTACTTTGAAAAGAAACCCTGCATTTACATCAAGAGCTGGTGGCAAGATCAGAGGAGACGGCTCTACAACTCCAATATAATGGACAAGATTGCAGATAAACTG GAGGAAGGTCTGAATGATGTTCAAGAAATCATAAAAACAGAGAAAGCATATCCAGAACGCAGACTTCGAGGAGTTTTAGAGGAGCTTAGCACAAGTTGCAG TCGATTTGTTACACTGGCAAACAAAGATCAGAATCTATCCGGAAGAACCAAGCTGGACAAAGAGAGGCTCAAGTCCTGCATGAGAGAGTTG GAGAGTATGGCTCAGCAGGCGAAGACTATCCGCTCACAGGTGAAGAGAAACACAGTTCGAGACAAACTCAAGCTAGTGTTGAATTTCCTTCACAGGCTTCGTTTCCTGGCAGATGAG CCCCAGCACAGCATCCCTGATGTGTTCATATGGATGATTAGCAACAACAAACGCATAGCGTACGCCCGCATTCCCTCCAAAGACATCCTCTACTCAATTGTTGACGAAGAGATGGGAAAGGACTGTGGGAAAGTTaaagctgtttttctcagg CTGCCTGGAAAGAAAGGCTTTGGGCCTGCTGGCTGGACAGTTCAGGCTAAACTGGAGATGTATTTGTGGCTGGGCTTGAACAAACAGAGGAGGGACTTCTTGAGTGGCCTCCCTAGCGGCTATGAAGAAAACAAGGCTACTAAGGGAACCGGCATTCAAGCTGTTCCTCCCATCAGCCTGGTTTATAACA TGAAGCAGGTGTTTCAGCTGAGGGCCCACATGTATCAGGCTCGCAGTCTGTTTGCTGCTGACACTAGCGGCCTGTCTGACCCTTTTGCAAGGGTTTTCTTCTCCACCCACAGCCAGGTGACAGAG GTCCTCAGTGAGACTCTTTGTCCTACATGGGATCAGTTGCTTGTGTTTGATAATGTTGAACTCTACGGTGAGGCTGGGGAACTCCGTGATGATCCACCAATCATTGTCATTGAACTGTATGACCAAGACACTGTG GGGAAAGCTGAGTTCATTGGGCGAACATTTGCAAAGCCACTAACTAAGATGGTTGATGAACACTACGGGCCGCCACGGTTTCCCCCTCAGCTGGAGTACTACCAGATCTACAGAGGAAACTGCGCTGCAGGAGATCTGTTGGCTGCTTTTGAGCTCCTGCAG ATTGGTCCAGCAGGGCGGGCAGCTCTTCCTCCAATTGATGGGCCGACTGATTCTGACCGTGGACCCATTCTTCCTGTTCCATTGGGCATACGACCAGTTCTCAGCAGATATCGTATAGAG GTCCTGTTCTGGGGTCTGAGGGACCTTAAAAGAATCAATCTGGCTCAGGTGGACAGGCCTCGTGTGGACATCGAGTGTGCAGGGAAAGGAGTTCAGTCCGCCCTCATTCAGAACTACAAGAAGAATCCTAACTTCAGCACGTTAGTGAAGTGGTTTGAAGTG GATCTGCCAGAAAATGAGCTTCTTCATCCACCACTCAATATTCGGGTGGTGGACTGCAGGGCATTCGGACGCTACACCTTGGTGGGGTCTCATGCCGTGACCAGCCTTCGCAAGTTCATCTACAGCCCCCCAGACAAGACTGCTAACAACTGGGCTCACACCG CTAGACTGGCCAATGGCTACATGGCTCTCACGAATGGGACATCTCATTCCCGCCCCCACTCCCGTCCCATTTCTCATCCCTCAGGTGAAATTGTGGTCAACATGGACCCTGAACCCCACATTAAGAAGATGGACACAGTTGTCAAGATGGATGCT ACCACCGATGCTGTTGTTAAAGTAGACTTG AATGAGGatgagaaggagaaagagaaaaagaaaaagaagaaaaagaaaggcgAAGAAGTGGACGAGGAGGAGCCGGATGAGAGCATGTTGGACTGGTGGTCCAAATACTTTGCCTCAATAGAGACTATGATGGAG AATCTCAGAGCCCAGGAGGCTGCTCTGGCAGAGGCAGAGGAAAGAGAAGATTTGGAGATAGCAGCAGAGAGTGCAG AGATCAAAGCTGATGACTTTCCTATGAAAGGCACCAAACCCAAGGAGAAGAGCAAAGACAAGAAGAGCTCCAAGGACAAAAAGAAGAACCACGATGGCACAGATAAACGACCTCCAAAACCAAAAGTTGATGAACTCATG GTGTACAATAAAGAGCTGGAGAGTGAGTTTGGTAGCTTTGAGGACTGGCTCCACACCTTCAACCTGTTTAGAGGAAAGGCTGGAGATGACATTGACCACAATGTGGTTGATGATGACAGGATTGTGGGCAGATTCAAG GGCTCCCTCTGTATGTATAAACTCCCACTGTCTGAGGAGATCATCAGGGACGCAGGATTTGACCCAAACATGGGCATGTTCCAAAGTATTCCTCACAATGACCCTATCAATGTTCTCATAAGGATTTATATCATTAGA GCCACAGATCTGCATCCCGCGGATATAAATGGTAAAGCAGATCCTTATATAGTCATTCGATTGGGAAAGTCAGAGATTCGGGACAAGGAGAACTACATATCCAAGCAACTAAATCCTGTCTTTGGAAA ATCGTTCGACATAGAGGCTACGTTCCCAATGGAGTCCATGCTGACGGTTGCAGTATATGACTGGGATTTGGTTGGAACTGACGACCTGATTGGTGAGACTAAGATCGATTTGGAGAACCGATACTACAGCAAACACAGAGCCACATGTGGCATTGCATCCAACTACTCTGT CCATGGTTACAATGTATGGCGTGACCCTCAGAAGCCAACCCAGATCCTTGCTAAGTTGTGCAAAGAAGCTAAACTGGATGGACCCAATTATGGACCTGGTGGGAAGGTCAAAGTTGCAAACCGCATCTTTCTTGGGCCAACAGAAATTGAAGATGAGAGCG GTCTGAAGAAGCAGACTGAAGAACACTTGGCTCTTACGGTTCTTAGGCATTGGGAAGAGATCCCACGTGTTGGTTGCAAACTCATCCCTGAGCATGTGGAGACCAGACCGCTCCTCAACCCAGACAAGCCAGGCATAGAGCAG GGAAGGATTGAAATGTGGGTGGACATGTTTCCTATGGATGTACCAGCACCAGGACCAGCCATTGACATATCACCACGCAAACCAAAGAG CTTTGAGCTTCGTGTTATTATTTGGAACACTGATGACGTAGTTCTAGAGGACGATGCTTTCATGACAGGAGAGAAGATGTCTGACATCTATGTCAGGGG TTGGCTAAAAGGACAGCAGGAGGACAAACAGGACACAGATGTGCATTATCACTCTCTAACTGGGGAAGGAAACTTCAACTGGCGCTTTGTTTTCCCTTTTGACTATCTCATGGCTGAGGAGAAGATAGTCATCTCTAAGAAGGAATCCATGTTTTCCTGGGATGAGACCGAGTACAAGATTCCTGCTCGACTCACCCTTCAAGTATGGGATGCTGACCATTTCTCCGCAGATGACTTCCTGG GTGCGATTGAGCTGGACTTGAATAAGTTTCCCCGTGGGGCAAAAACAGCTAAGCAGTGCTCTCTCAACATGGTTCTCAAAGAGCATGAGCTGCCAACCATCTCCATCTTCAAACAGAAAAGAGTGAAGGGCTGGTGGCCATTTGTGGCCCGGGATGAGAATGATGAATTTGAGCTCACA GGGAAAGTGGAGGCAGAGCTCCATCTGTTGACAGCGGAGGAGGCAGAGAAAAATCCAGTCGGCCTTGGGCGGAATGAACCTGAACCACTTGAGAAACCAAA CCGTCCTGACACCACCTTCCTGTGGTTTTTGAGTCCGCTGAAGGCCATCCGCTACCTGATATGCAACCGCTACAAATGGCTCATCATCAAGATCGTCTTGGCTCTGCTGCTGCTGATCATGGTGGGCCTGTTTCTCTACAGCATGCCAGGCTATCTGGTCAAGAAGCTGCTCGGGGCCTAA